A window of Pecten maximus chromosome 12, xPecMax1.1, whole genome shotgun sequence genomic DNA:
TTTTTCTCCCAAAGACaccatattgaaaactagaatttcgcatttgtttctcaagagcaaaccagttttagtttacaaaccgttttgaaaaccaggtttaaaccataaacccaaacctaaaccagtttatttgcaacaaatttgCCCTTAGTATGTCCAATGCTTCGTCTTAATGAATTTTTTTgctggagttatggccctttgcaCAATGATAAACAACCCTCTTTTTTTTAAGCTGATTGCAACATCAATTTGAAACTTAgtgcatgttttttttcataatgaaCTACATTTCGTGTTAGAATTCTCTTATTTACTGGTGTTCTGGACTCCTTTTCGCTGCCACTTGCTACATTGATTTGTTCCTTAGTTTATCATATTTGAATactgtattgtaatatgttCAGTAGCAGTTTGTATACTTATACATATAATCTGTAAAtcatcatatctacatgtacacgtTAGCTAATTTGTCAGTAATTGGATGTTATCTATGTAATACTGGTTGTATTCAATTATCTTCTTGTAGTTCCAATTAATGTGGTATTTACATGTAGACTTCAGGTCACTAACCCCATGACCATATTATGTCAGGGGAAATTGATCTGTCCTGCAAATTAGTATAAAAGAATCCCATTTTCCTCGTGATTGTCACTCCTACCcatacactgtacagatatgtcACTCCTACCCATACATTGTACGGATACAACATATACCTTCACCTACACCAATAAACAGGCACCAAAAAAAATGACTTTGTCATTCTTCAACTCTACATCTCTAAAACTTCAATACTACaaaattgattatattttattacagatTGAGTTTGAACCTTgtattaaaattacattttatcgCGTTATTGCCATATGCTTCTTGACTTTTTTCCCCGTAGTATTATGCAATCATGATTCATTGCATGATACCATCCTCATTTGACCTCATGATGTATGGATGTAAAGCTCCATCAACCAACCAGCAACAGAAAACATCCTTTCAATTACAGCACTGCAAGTGGGTGCAGAcgacacatccacttccatGGGATTATAGTTTTagctccaaggaagcctcttaTTCTCCTTTAGGTCTCACTTTGATTGGTCAACAGCACATGCATATCTGAAATAGCAAGGAGTAATGAACAaaaggcccaagggccttaaaGGTCATCTGACTCAAAAGacccttgtactattgtagtatacatgtacatactcagtagcaacTATgatggcactgttggccatggcggcaattgtggattttggaccgaccagaaaataaacaacaccTGGTAAGGaccatttcaggtaagttagtgCTGAATCCcagtggtggaacttgagaagaagtttgaaataggtgttgttcaggaaaaccatgattgcgcaatcatgttacaaaatggccgccctggctgccatgtcaaagttctTAAGAGGCTGAAAAACACTTTGatggctccccttccttaacatcctcaccaatttccagttcaatggcaccagtggaactagagaaaaaaaaagtttaaaatgtgtttttcaagatggcgatcatggtggccatcttggatatcgaaccaacccgaaaaataacaacacttggtcaggatcttCTCAGAATCATTTcgggcaagtttcagctcaatggcaccagttgAACTGGcgaagaagtttgaaatatgtttttcaagatggcagccatcttggatttcggaccaacccgaaaaataaccaTACTTCGgtcagggccatctcaggatcattccagGCAAGTTTAAGCTAAATCCCACctgtgaaacttgagaagaagtttaaaatgtgaaaagtttacacacGGCGGATGGCGTACTACGACAGACAAAGCACAATGACGACAGGTCAGATTACCTAAAAATGCCTGTGCTGGGCCACAAAGTTTCATGCTTGTTCTCAAGTGCAATGGACAATTCCGCTACCCTGAGGTAATGAGGGTAAGGTGACattatactctccacttttacaatTTGATCCGACATGTAAGAGCTAGACCAGAGGCGCCTGcatttagttaaatatttaGCAAAATATTCCACTCTAGTATAAGAGTTGTTGGAAGGCTATGAGGGTTCTAAATACAGAATTGGTGTTTTAAATATAGGTGAAATTTCACGTTTTTTTATCATGAAGaattataaacaatgtaaagacAGACAACTGGTGTAAATCCCAACAATATGTTTCAAACCTTTTTGATGCAATGCTTACCACAAagatatatttactttttacaTACACAATGATTCAAATGCATGTAGCATCATGCCAAACATTTGAAGTATGCAATGTAGATCAGATCACAACCTTAACCTCGTACCATGGATGACTTGACATTATATCAGTGCTATTCCAGACTTATCTGTGTGGGAGGCATTTGTATTAAAATTTGATGAGTGGTCAGGGTAAAGCTCCATTTTTCTGGTATTCCTTATAGTAAAATTGTTGGGTAGTGAAGTCTCCGAAAAAATGCCTACCTTCTTAATTTCTGTTTGAGAGAAATGTTTGGCTAACAGCGAAGACGGTGCCCTGAATAATAATGCCATTATACCAAAATGTCACTTGAATGTGAAGTATAGAGCAATCAATCTTGGAGAAGGAAGTCGAAAATAAATGCATCAATGATTTAAGATTTGCTGAAGTCGAAGGAGGAAAGTTGATTGATTTTACCAAAAAAGCATATAAAGTGTCTGTCGTACCAAAAAATATAAAGAACGGGTCGATATGTACATTACAGTCTGTCACTCATCTAATTGCGATGCATGCTTCTTTGGCCGACAGCTTGTAGAGCTGTGGATTATCACGCCAGAGACTTTTGGTTTGATTCCTTTTGTGGCTCTTTCACTGTGCTTCCCTAATAGCACAAAATTGGGGAGGGGGCCAATTATTGAATGTAGGCCTGGTTTCAAAAGACTTGATAgaaaggggagggggcttattgcCAAGCAGAGTCTTACTACCATTCAAGTACGGTGAGTTAAAGGATAAAATATTTCTCctatacttcacagggttatccagCGGTCTCTTACACAGGATGGGTAAAGACAGTCGGCACATGCTATATGTCGCTGCTCACAATACGCAGTTTGAACCCTgtattaaaattacattttatcgCGTTATTGCCATATGCTTCTTGACTTTTTTCCCCGTAGTATTATGCAATCATGATTCATTGCATGATACCATCCTCATTTGACCTCATGATGTATGGATGTAAAGCTCCATCAACCAACCAGCAACAGAAAACATCCTTTCAATTACAGCACTGCAAGTGGGTGCAGAcgacacatccacttccatGGGATTCCAGTTTTAGCTCCAAGGAATTAAGCCTCTTATTCTCCTATAGCTCTCACTTGGATTGGTCAACAGCACATGCATATCTgaaataggaaggagtaatgaacaagaggcccaagggcctaacggtcatctgactcttaagacccttgtactattgtagtatacatgtacaaactcAGTAGCAACTATgatggcactgttggccatggcggcAATTGTGGATTTTGGTCTCTTACACAGGATGGGTAAAGACAGTCGGCACATGCTATATGtcgctgctcacaataacgcaacgtcatcattttacgaTGCGTAACCAGGTCGTAAATGATGTCATAAATTTTGACACACATTCCAAGAAGCATTGAagatggcgcgatgaaaaactttcttaAAAACTTACGTTTAGTTGCGagtatgtgagaaaaacaaTCAATCACGGGTCTGTTCCGTGAACAAGGGTATTtcaaccctcggcaagcctcgtgctgactggccaaactcttacacacgggttgagatatccctgtccacggaacagacacgtgatagattctattaatctaaTTCAGTGCAAAGTGGtatgatttattacatttttggtGACTCAACTGAAAGGAACTGGGCTGATCACTGGCAGACCagaaattcacattttttttaacttccCTCCAAAAACTCAGCTCTCGGGCTTGAGCCCGAGCAGTCTGTCCACAGGTGCTAAGTATCctgtttattaaatatttgGAAAATGATCCACCCTTATAACAGATATAGCCTATTTCCTTTCCATAGTTGAGCACTTGGGTCCATTTATGTCGCATTACAAAagaataatgtatgtttttataaGGAATTTAAACCAATGGAGGTGCATACTTCAGTGTATCGGTATTTGATCATTTTTGTTGGATTAAACTGAAATTCAAAGTGAATCTAAGCTTGTGCTTATGACTGTGTTGATTAAATTTAGTAATTTACCAGTATGCATTCCAACAGTCATCACCCATGATACTGTTAACTTGGTGATATCTAGGGTTAAGGAATTGCAGAACTcttaaattttgtgaaaattacAATTTCAGTTTGTTGGGCAGTATTCTATGATATATTTGTCAAATTCTAactacaaaacaatacaatgggCTTTACCACAATACAAAAGTTTATTTCACATAAAGATTCAATATTGGACAAATTTGAAGACAGGATAAAAATTAAACATGCAGATGTTGTTCCTCTACTCCATGATTGTACTGAGTTCCCTGCCCATTGCCTTTCCCAGCGATACACCCCACGTGTCCTAattaaacttataaatatacaacaaaaataacaacgaAGTTTCACCTGAACTACAAAACTGTCTCAAGCATAATGACAGGTGTAGCAGGTACCAATGGAAAGTTCTAGATCTGCAATAAAATACTATCAATGCAAACATTATCTATAACTACAATGCTCACATTTGTCAATTGtgtgataataaaatattacattttcagTAATCACACAAATTTTTCTTTACCACTAATCAGTTTAGATAATTGGAAAGTCTCATCTGtaacagatgtgatgttagcatgtacatgtagtttaactATAATCTACATAtctttttaatcattttaacaCATCCAAAATAAAATCCAATCCTGTCTTCGAAGTGAGAATTTTATATGTTAACGTTGCCTTTGTGTGATCAGATCACGATTTCCTCAATCGTAGCCTGTATCAATGTTTGTAAAAAGGATAACATGTCATCATTCAGAGTATGTGTATGGATAGTTtgcaatattcaatatatagcAATGTTTCAATGAATCACTATTATAGTCTGTGATAATGATGCACACATCTAAACTACAAATACTCTAAAGGAACATCACATCCTATGTAGGATGTCACGCCTGAGTAACTCTTTTCGTAGGTGGCGTCCATTTCAGACAAGAAGAATCTACTGATCGTAGGTCATTCAGGTGTTTGGATTTCTTCTCTAAGAACTCTTCCATGAGGTCCTTCAAGAAAGAGAGACACAGATTTAACAATGATGAAACAGGGTATTACATACCTACGTATCACAAACAGGATATTACATACCTACATATATCACAAACGGGATATTACATACCTACATATCACAAATAAGAACAGAACATGTTTACTGCAAAGGTATTATTTTTCACACGAtagttttttttagttttgcaaaaattttcaaaacaatatcaggataaatcaaaatattctgtcatacgagtgaaatatatgttatttaacgggaaaccatccaattttctttttattgcatttcataaactttaaaacatcaaataattagtagtgtcaaaaagtgcgggaatcagtaatgacgtcatctctttgtgacgtaactccacgtcaacttgacggcgccattttgaaaggactgatcagcgcaatttaagagttttctgttgttatcggagaatctgtgcatgaatagctaagGTTAGCGAGTATTTTTTCAAAAACTACtaagaatatttcagaaatacagcaaaataaccaatttatctatctctgctttgattggaaaaatcggcaagtttcaatgcggtaaatacaaaggttcgctgcagtgaaaatataagttttattagtttgataaatttctatatttcactggcaaaaatgcaataaataattatattttaaatgcACTACTGAGGAATTATTAATATACATCCCAGTACATGTTGTTTCTATTCCTTACCTGTCTTTTAAGGACCAAGTGTTTCCCTTTCCAATACTTCAGCATGCCCAGAGCTTGCAGTGTACTGACAATGTCGTTTGCATTGATTCCAGTTTCCTGACTAACATCTGCAGAAAGTAGAAAGTGATGCAAAATGAAGGACTATAGATATAGATGCATGGCCTGTGtggccttgacctttaaccAGACCTGAAGAGTACAGTAATCCTAAGCAAGCAGTAGCCAAGCACTATTTAAGGGTTTTCATAAATAGCTAACACTAGAGACAACAGGATTGGtttgatattaattaacattttcagcaaatACTGTTTGCTTACCTTTGATGCAGATTTCTGCACCTTTGTATTTATGGAGATAATTTAATAAGGTGTCTTTCCAGTAGCTTCTGTAACTGATGAGTCCAAGGTCAGAAAGAGGTCGCTCAGGTGACCCAATCTTGTTTTCATTCCTACTCAACAAGTAACCTGACAAAATGTTAGAACACAAATTATGAGTCTTAAGATTAAAACCAAAAATTGAATCAAGGCAAATCAGGGTATATAACTTTTTTGATACATTGCAACAGCCCTTGTAAGAAAAGTCTTCCTTAATTTGAGGCAGTATTTGCACATTTcaaaaaattctaaaataaagTAATTTCTTTTAGTTTTGGGTCCAACAAATGAAGAATCTTCAGAGAAAACAGCAAAAATGACAACAATTAAAAGGAAAAGTCACAATCCCCCACTAAACTGATTTTTACTAGCATAACAATTGTATTTGCATTTTTGTggggaaaaaaaggaaaaatgaGTATAACCAGTTACACCTTTTTAAAGCCTCCAGCTCTTGACCACATGTTTCAAAGGTAAAGCTATTTGTTTTAACTAAAATGCATATTTATCCAGCTGAATCAATATTTGAAGGGACATTCCAGTATTAAAATATACATCCAAAGGGAGGACTCCAGAAATAAAGAAGATCTATGCAATTTGGACAGCAGAAAATGTGTCTAATTAATATGGTAATGTCTTCATTAAATCAGTTGTGTTGGTGGTTCCTGATTTACAAACATAAAGTCCTCCTGTTGTGCAGATAATTTACTAAGAATGTCCTAGAATAACAGCAAGGCACTATATATAGAGCATCACAACCACTTACTGAAGTCTATCAGCATCTTCCCATAACCTTGTCGCATGTATTGTGGCAGAGTCAGGATACAGGAAACATTATAATTCAAGAAGGAATTCTTTTCCTGAAATGatacataataatattttttagaaaatattatgacatcacaaattcacatcaatatgtaaaatttatctTCTTCAGTCTAAATGCtttgattaaaataataaaagtgCATTTTATGCActgtttcttttaaataaaactggttttttttaaacagctgaggtcatttgAGACAGGGTCTGTCGCAGGTTATACAGAACAAAAAGGGTGAAGTGCCTTACCCAAgaacacaaccatgacagcacagactaGCCAGTTTCTCAACTTCCCAAGAAAAACAGACATGGGTAATGAGCATCAAACCACCCACCTCAGATATTCACCCAAGATTACGTGGTCAGCGCTCAAACAGACTAAGCTATCATGCCCCATTACTTTTGATGCATGTTTTACTATCATCATGCATTGGAAAAGAATTAggctgtattaaaattgcaactGAACTAAAAGAAAATTCATAACTTGACCGAAGACAACAATCATCTAATCTGAGAGAAGTTGAACTTGATGCTACCATACGGCAGTTTATAAAGATAAGAGCTATTGAGTAAAATATTTTAGAAGGAAATATGAGGTCTGTATAACAAGTAGCCCTTTTATTACAATCTAGTTTAGAATCAGACAACTTACAGGAAGTGTCAGGATTTGTCTGCGTTTATCATTGAATACTCATACTGAATGACCTATATTGATCCTATACTTACCTTAGAAAAGTATCCCACTATATGGCATCCATGAGTGTCATTCTCTGTCATCACATAGAAGAGGAAGGGTTCAACATCAAAGTACAGTGTTTTGTGATCCAGAAACAGCTTGGCCAGCAAACACAGGTTCTGGCAATACACCTGTAACAAAGTAAAAGGTACCAATGGGGAGATAGTGAGATAGTTACTACAGCAATGTTTCAAggaattatatattatacaaaaatgacattaacgGACAGAGTTTcaattcataaatattttatggAATACACTAATTATATAGGATAACGACTCCTAAAATAGTAATTTCAAAGTACATTTATTTAGTAATATTTGCAACAATTCATAAATTCTCATTATTATCACTGGTCATCTGTTCATCAGAACAACCACAGACGAGACCTTTGATGGTGCTGGTACTATATATGACCTCTTAACATTCCTGTACCAACGTGAGTGCATTATGCCAGTCATATCAAGAAGTAAATTAATTACTTGTGTTTTCCATTTTTCTCTTTGTCTGGACAAAATACAGTGGTTCACTATGTTACTTCTTGGCTAGGAATTGGCATGTAAggatataaacaatacatgcTAACAACCATTAACATCCACCCATATAACAACAATTCAACTACAATAACTCCTCAGCTGCCATGCACTATATTATTTGGGTGCACAAACCTTATTGCGTTTTCCGTCTACCTCAAACACAGAGATACTGTTTTTCCTGTAAATCTCGTCTCCAGGTGGGTGACGCCACACACACTTGGCCTGAACAAACACATTTAACAGTCACAATTTTGGGTATTCAACATGAACTAAATTCTTAAACATGAACAGGGCTCAAAGTGACccctattttagtggccatggcgcCTTATAATCAacattggcgaccagttattgacctataaggcgccagcatggccactaaaaaaattgtgtaaatttacgatttggttaatctttcaaaggttgcagtcaatgctaaaataatgttcaatatCGAAAATTTaacagagatgttatactgatctaaTGAATTAAAAGAGGGTTTTTCTTCAAACTAAAAACAACTAGGCCAAGCGAttaacttttccaattggcgCCTATATTTTATTACTTGGTAGCCAgataggccacctggtaaaaatatctaCTTTGAGCCCTAATGAATTATTGAATTATGTTATTTAACATACAAAACCTAAATTTGATATTCACTATCTAATATTGCATACGCAGAATTTCAACATATAGATATTCTGCCAAGTATACCATATTTTACCAGGTATAAGCCCATGCTCGAGGATAAGCACACACCCTTATTTTTCACTTATTTTCTGCATAGGCTTATATTCGGGAATAAGCCCACGCCCAACTTTTAAATGTCTAatccaaaattgaaaaaaataatgaaataacgAAACATATGAAGTGAAAAGAGTTGATTAATCTTGATCTAGATTTTTTTTCGATGAAAACAGtcattgataatttatttatttctggataaataacaaacattttaaaattgaatttatgtcttcttcattttttgaacatttattttttgttgcaAATTCCAATGGTCCGAATAAATATCAACAGAGTATATTTCAAAAAGAGGCGACGACGAGAAAAGTACACAACAGACAACGGATTGACACGTAAAATTCCTATTTGATTTCTTCAGTGTATTTCTCTTAATCCAGCTCGAATACGCAAACAAGTCAAATTGATTTATTCGAAGACTTCatgcagaatttttttttttttgcaacaaGTCGATGTACACAATAACTGATACTTTCTCAAATTCGCTTTACAGAAACAAATCTGTTGTTCGTGCCACAGTATTTGTTGACAAGATCCGAATGGAATaaacaatgtattgtatattatttccaaaaaatatttcagtcataGATCACTGATGTAGATTGAGCTGTCTTCTTTCGTATTATAATCCAATATGGCGGCAGATTTTTTCTCCTCTTGCACAGGGTTTTATCCAGGGATAAGCCCACACCTGACTTTTGCCCATTTTCAGTGCACTAGCCCCCTTGGCTTATACCCGGTAAAATATGGTAACACAATTATATCATCCTAAACATAAGGAAACAAAATTGATAACAGATCACACTTCTAAATGATATCAATTTTCTTTAAAGTGCATTTTCTTGGTTATAATATTTACCATGTGACGTCGAAGGATGGTAGCAGTTTTCATGTATTTGAGACAGAATTCACAAAGATAAATTTTTGGCAAGCGAGCATACTCTTCAGGATAGGGACTGGAGTACCATGTGGTCATCTCAAAGCGGCCGATCTCCAGTTTTTTAATTCGATATTCCTGCAAGTCACTCCGTGTGTAGTGTTGTGTTATCTCATGCTCCTGTTCCAAGTATAGTGAACGCTAATGTGTACAGTTTTGAGAATGTGATGcaaaataaaactttttgtatattttgcaAGTAAATGTGTTTAACCTACggtatatcttttttttttaatatttgccATTGTCAGTTAACTATAGATACCATGGACACACACCTTTCATTAGGACTCCTTTCCTTATGAATTACAACCCATAATTTATTCTGATGAGAACCTATGAAATATGTACAACAGAGCGTTAGTGTTTAGGTTGAGAGCTATAATATCACCATCTTGACATCCAATACTTATAAACTGATGATGTTATGACTGACTACAGCTTTCATTTAAGCGATTTCAGAAGTCATATTACAATTTCTCTGAGATCAGAAGAATAAAAATATCTGTCATACAGTCTATAATAGACATGTTTCTTCAAATCCAGGTTTCCAATCTCATTTTGGAGAGACAAAACATGCTGTCCAAGTGAGGTCTACTGGAAGCCCTATAATGCTTTGGACCAATAACAATCATGTCACTGATAGTTTATATTCTCCATTTTTTTTAGACACTTACCAAAACTTCACAAGCACGAGCTTGGGCTTCCCTAAACAGCTTCAGGTCATAGTTTGAGGCTAGGCCATTGAGGAGAGGTTCTCGTCCCTTCTCATATTTCTCCCTGTGATTCCGGTGCTTCTTCTTATCCTCCTCAGTTATCTCTGGCAAACTCTTTCTCAGCTTGCGAATATTCTCTGACTTTTCTTTCTGCTCATCTGTCTGAATCTAAGTAAATCACAAAACGGTACACGATTCATTCTGTAACATAATTAAGGACATAAATCCTACCAAATGACCAACCCTGCTTCATTTGAAACTTAAGTTGTCAAGTCAACTCAACTGTCTccatgatgtaaatatatgtgaaCACAAAATGAAGCATTTCCAATGACAACTGTCTAAAACAGTTTTTGAAAAATTCTGCTTAAATGTTTTACCTGTTTACGAAGGTCTCTTCTGTCCTGCAGCGTAGCAACAACTTTCTCCCTTTCTGTTTGTTCCTTGTGTCTATCTTCTAACCTTCTCTGTAAATAGGagatattacaaaataaatttcatttcagtTATTACTGTTTGACAAAATGTAATGAATATGTTTATGAAATTAGTATCTTTTCTTTGATTAACAATTTTTTGTAATCTTCACATCAATAACAATGGACAAAGAATAGGAAATGCCTATTTCTGTCTGATTTTCACATTCAACAAGAGATTCCCCAAAAGATCTTGGTGCTCACCATGGAATGATGTTTATCAGTTCTATACATATAAAATCTATGAAAGACACAAAGAATTTTCTGGAAAAAATGGCCGactgtctgtcagccatttttCCAATCGGTCTCAAAACTGGTCATGCTCAACTATGATATAGTGATCTATTAATGTCAAATACACAAGGGATGAAGGATGTTTTTGACAGCCTATAGCTaacatctgatgatggtgggctaaaatgGAGTTTATACTCACCTACAACTAATAGATGTTAAAAGATCTTTATAGGATCAACACATGTTAAGAATTCCTACCTTACAGTCCTCGGCTGATGTGTTGTGGTACAGGGGACAGGAGGCAAGTGTTCTGTGACGGTCATGTCTGCCTGTTAAATGGCCTGAAGTAAAAGCAATAAACCTAGACTGaaatcatttcaaaaacattttgcagGAAACTTGATCAGATTTGTTGAATACATGTTCCTTATTTCCCAGATTACTATATGATGTTATGAAAAGAAACATGTAAATGATTATGACActtatgatatttaataattctgtaaaatttggtttatttttaagacaaaaaaaatcccTGTATTTGAcacattacattataatttgttttaacaaTAATTATTCTGAGAAATTTGGCAAATAAATCCACTTGTTGATAAGTTCTAATCTGGAAGCCTAATGCATACAACAGAGTTTCCTATCAACACAATTCAATTGAAGGAAGTGTCTTACTCTTAGCTTCATTGTTTGTGAGTACTTTCACAGAACACAACCCAAAGATAATCATCTCATTCTCTATTAATGCCT
This region includes:
- the LOC117339199 gene encoding histone acetyltransferase KAT7-like codes for the protein MPRRKRPREVASSEESDHEHDQTSAESDGDSSHSDTIAPRITRRSAAGLVSSVGISSPARKRRKIETRTSESASECEKETPNIIQNKSSRKSVDIKQPTSKSGSKDKTPSSQGKGKQSAKAKNVSQAKLNEKTVSKRKTVETTAENGFMSIWTEKRPTPSMDYNESNAKCPLPGCDSKGHLTGRHDRHRTLASCPLYHNTSAEDCKRRLEDRHKEQTEREKVVATLQDRRDLRKQIQTDEQKEKSENIRKLRKSLPEITEEDKKKHRNHREKYEKGREPLLNGLASNYDLKLFREAQARACEVLEHEITQHYTRSDLQEYRIKKLEIGRFEMTTWYSSPYPEEYARLPKIYLCEFCLKYMKTATILRRHMAKCVWRHPPGDEIYRKNSISVFEVDGKRNKVYCQNLCLLAKLFLDHKTLYFDVEPFLFYVMTENDTHGCHIVGYFSKEKNSFLNYNVSCILTLPQYMRQGYGKMLIDFSYLLSRNENKIGSPERPLSDLGLISYRSYWKDTLLNYLHKYKGAEICIKDVSQETGINANDIVSTLQALGMLKYWKGKHLVLKRQDLMEEFLEKKSKHLNDLRSVDSSCLKWTPPTKRVTQA